Below is a window of Ananas comosus cultivar F153 unplaced genomic scaffold, ASM154086v1, whole genome shotgun sequence DNA.
CATTCAACAAAGTCTACAAGAAAAGAAGCATTCAACAAAGCATTCAACAAAGTCTTCTTCATGAGATTACGAAAAGTTACAATATAAAATATCCATAGTAAAGTCTTCTAGATTCAGATGAGAATAAGTATAGATATTATACATCCACATAAGATAAAGTTTAGCACATTCACTCAAGACTACATGCTTTCCAATTACATTTAACATAAATGCCTTTAAGCCTCTTCATAATAGTCCAGCATCACTTTGATCAATTCCCTCAAAACTGTCGCTAGAGTCTCCTTTCTCAGATAGTGCCGTGCCATCTACCTGTAGAATAATATACTTATTAGCATTATATATACTAgattttatatgaaaaaaaaaaaacttcatctCACCTCGTGACAAGTTCTTCTATTATGTCCTTTTTTTCCACATTGCATACAAGTTCTagattttttcactttcttctcAACTGGTGGTTTAAACCTTTGCGGCCTTCGTTTCCCTTTGCATTGTGATTGAGGAGGATCTCTAATAGCACAATCTGTTACAAGCAAGTTTAGTTCACTTGATCGTGAAATGGTAATTTCATGAATGTTCTGCGTAGAGTTCTTGATTGATCCTTCATTGGTGCTTCCTGATGCTTTGTTAATTAATGTGAATTCCAAAATACCTTCTTGAATCTTTTTGCATGCTGCCTCATATGCCCCATCACTCTTTGAaccttttgaaataaaattttgtgtcATCATAGTGAGTGAATCAAACCTTCGTGCCCTACGAAATGAGTCGTCATCGCATGCTGTCATTTTAGTGCTTGATGTGCCTTTTTTTGCATCCTTAGTCCATCTTTTCGTCACATAACAAGGAGGAATATTGTGTATCCCAGCATAGTTCATCGCCCTCAGTGCATGTGAGCATAAAATACCGtagaagtcaaaaaatttacaTGTACATAACACTTTACCTTCTGCTTTAATAATGGAAACAGTATATTCACTTATTATCTGGTTTGGATTAGAAGGATTTGAAAACTTACTAATTTTATAGAATGAATCCTTCTCCAATTCAGTCACTGCATAACCGGTTGCGGCCTTTAGttgtattttaaattctgaaatcATT
It encodes the following:
- the LOC109705820 gene encoding protein FAR-RED IMPAIRED RESPONSE 1-like, which codes for MNAVVKIWSDSHSSIYKFVTQFEKMTTSQYEREDFEDFMTKDGDATLWSHDPIEKEARDIYTRTMISEFKIQLKAATGYAVTELEKDSFYKISKFSNPSNPNQIISEYTVSIIKAEGKVLCTCKFFDFYGILCSHALRAMNYAGIHNIPPCYVTKRWTKDAKKGTSSTKMTACDDDSFRRARRFDSLTMMTQNFISKGSKSDGAYEAACKKIQEGILEFTLINKASGSTNEGSIKNSTQNIHEITISRSSELNLLVTDCAIRDPPQSQCKGKRRPQRFKPPVEKKVKKSRTCMQCGKKGHNRRTCHEVDGTALSEKGDSSDSFEGIDQSDAGLL